The nucleotide window CATGCTGCTGTCGCAAAAGATTATTCTACCACGGACCCCAATTACAATCCTGATACCACTGGGAACGCCGATGGGACGGTAATTCGACCCTGGATCAGGAAGCTGGCTATCATCGCGCCGCCCACGCCGTAAGGAGGCTTGGCTTAGCACCATGCTGCACAGACGTATTCCAGTGCACTTGACAGGCTCGGTGATGATTGCCTTATTCGTAACCCTCGTCTCAGGTTTATTCTCAGCGAGCACGGACGTTGTGCATGCTGACGGCCCATTCAAAGCCGAAATTTTCCGCATATCTGGACCTCCGGGGGAAAAACTGAATCCCGCGATTCATGATGGTCTAGTTGTTTGGCAGGACAAGCGGGGAGGAGATTGGGATATTTACGGATTTGATCTGCAAGGGAATCGAGAGTTCGTTATTTCCTCCGCCGTTGGCGACCAAGTTGCACCAAGGATTTTCAGGCCCTGGGTCGTCTGGGCTGATAACCGTAATGGCAACTGGGATATATATGCCTTCAACCTGGACTCCAGAGAAGAATTGCGGCTCACCACCGACCCCTCTCATCAAGAGATGCCGTCCATTTGGGGAACCACAGTAATTTGGCGAGACAAGCGCAACTGGGTAAACGATTACGAAGGCTCGTATGATCTCTATGGGTATGACCTCGTTTCCCGTCGCGAGTTCCCAGTCGTTGTGACCCCGATCACCGACGAAACCGCGCCCCAGATCTGGGGTCGTCGCGTCGCCTACCGAGCAGCAGGGTTGCACGGCATCAAGTTCAACGTAATAGGCGTGGTTAGCGTCTACCATCTGGATCAAAAGAGTGCTGTAGAGCTCAAGCCCCCGGAGCCAATGCCTTCCTACGGCTTTTCACTGTCCGGGGACCGAATTGCCTGGGTCAAGGGTTTCCCTCCCCCTGGGGCACTACTCTGCTGCCGTCCTGAGATGTACGTTACCAATCTGGCAACAGGAGAGGATGTTAACCTTGTGGAACCTTTTCTTCCAACTGATCCCCACATGGATGGCTCGCTGCTAGTATGGTCAGTTTTTCAAGGGTCAGAGCAGGATGGCATTTGGCTCTACGATACTGAATCCCGCATCAGATCCTATCTCATTCGGGATAGAGTAATCGCCGCTAGTCTTAGCGGCAATGTCGTTATTTGGTTGGACACTCTGGATGTGGCCAAAGGCCGTTATAGGGGCCTGTCCGGCGCGCGCATTGTGCGACAGCTAGACTGGCAGGTTCCCAACGGCCACTTCTACACTCAGGCCCGGGGCGAGGCCCCCGCTGGCACAGGCTACGCCGTCACCAATGACCCCCAGGCCCTCTTCTGGGCTGAGTTGCAGCGCCTAGGCGGGGTGCCAGCCCTGGGCTATCCTGCCTCAAGGCGCTTCATCTGGGATGGCTTCACCAGCCAGGTGATGCAAAAACAGGTCTTCCAGTGGCGACCAGAGGTAGAAAAGGTCTACTTCGTCAACGTCTTCGATGAGCTCTCCAAAGCGGGCAAGGACGACTGGCTATTGGCCTATCGTCAGGTGCCCAAGTCTTTCGACTGGTCAGCCGATGCCGGACTTCCCTGGAGTGAGATCGTGCAGCGCCACCTGAAGCTCCTGGATAGCAACCCGGCCATCAAGGCCCGCTACTTGGCCGATCCTGACCCCATCGCCCACTTCGGTTTGCCCATGGCCTATGGGGAGTACGAGAACGTCTTCGTATTGCGTGGTCAACGGGCCGTGTTGCAGCAGTGGCGAGTGGATACTCCCTGGGCGAAAGCTGGGCAGGTGACGGTGGCCAATGGGGGAGACATCCTCAAGGAGACTGGACTTATCCCCAGGGAGGCGATAGTGCCTGAGAGTCCGCCCCAGTAGGTAGGCCCTCGCTCTTCGTTTTGGGGATCCCCCTCCAGCGCTATCGGCATCTCAGCAGTCTCTGTATGGCTATCCTGATGGCCTCTTCGGAGGTCAGGTGGGCCTTCCAGCCCAGGCGGTTGATCCTGCTGACATCCAGGAGCATCAGGGGCACATCGCCTGGCCAGCCGCGATCGCCACCACTGTACCTCAGGGCGACGTTGCGATAGCCTCCCTCCTCAAGGAGTATCTGGACGATGCGGTCGACGGTGAGGCTATCCTGGCTACCCAGGTTGAAGACGTTCAATCCCTCCCCACAGTGCTGAATGGCGTAGAACATGCCCTCAACACACTCATCAACTAGTAGATAGGACTTCTTCTGCTTCCCATCACCCAGAATCTCCAGGTTGTAGGGGTCCATTTTCAGCTTAGCGAGGAGGTCCACGATGAGACCATGCGTTTGGCGGGGACCGACGATATTAGCGAAGCGGAAGATCCAGACCGATGTCTGGAAGAGATGGCTATAGGCGGCGATCAATCCCTCGCAGGCCAGCTTGCTGGCGCCATACAGGGAGATGGGCAGCAAGGGCCCATAATCCTCGGGGGTAGGGATGACTGTCGGCTGCCCGTAAATTACAGAACTGGAGGAGAAGGCCATGGCCCCAACGCCATTTTCGCGCATCGCCTCCAGGACGTTATAGGTGGCGATGGTGCCCTGTTGTAGATCTACGTCGGTGCGTGTGGCGACGAACTTTATATCTGGGTTAGCGGCCATATGAAAGACGAAGTCGTGTCCCTTCATCGCTGCCTTGAGTTGCTCCAGGTCCATCAGGTCGGCCTGCACGAAACGGAAGTTAGGCTTGGTCCAGTGCTGTTGAAGGAGCCCCTTGTGGCCGGATCTCAGGTTGTCGTAAACGGTTACCTGTGCGGCTCCCTCCTGAAACAGCCTGTCCACGATGTTGCTGCCGATGAAGCCGGCTCCCCCTGTGACAAATACCCTGCGTCCCAACATAGGCTATTGTCTCCAATCGTCTCTATTTTGCCGGCTTGTGCTGAATACAGCCTGAAGGCTGCCCACCGTGTAAATGCCCAGGGTGAGCCAGCAGGCGAGCGGATGGAAGAACCAGGCTGGATCCGGCTTCCTGGTATAGCCGACGACGCTCTGTCCGACAAGGGGAAGGACAAGCAGGCAATAGAGGATAAACTTAAGGATGCCCTTTCTGCTTACCTGATCCCAACGGTAGCGCCGTAACCCTTGTCGGCTATAGTACAGATAGTCCCTCAGGCGTCGTCTCTGTTTCCGTATGAACGTGGCTATGTCCTCACTGAAGAGGTGAACGATGCCCACCTTGACTTTAGCAAACTTATTTATCTGGCGTGCGGTCAGCTCCTGGATTAGGTCAACATCGAACAGGTAGTCCTGCACCGCACATCTCTGCAAGAGCTCTCGACGAATCAGGAAGCCATTGGCTCCCATGGTGGGCAGGGGTTGTCTGTCTAAGGTGACCTTCAGATAGTCTCCTTTGTCCTCGCTATACACAGGTGCCTGTGTCCACCTCTGAGTGAGGGTGCTATAGCGGTCATAGTTACCTAAAAATAGACAGAGCGGATCGTTCATACCCAGCAAGGCCCAATAGCGATTGAGACAACGATCCTGCCGTCGATAGGTGTATTCTAACGGCTCTGCCCCAGCGATCTCGGCGTCAGCAAAGGGGACAGTCATCCTGGCCAGCCAATCGCTACAGGGCAGGACGTTGTCTGAGTCAATCAGGGCGATGATTTCGTGTGAGGCGTGCTTAAGCCCCAACGCCTTGCCCGCCTCAGCGGTCTGTAGTTCATTCCGGTAAATCTTATCCGTGTAACACCTGACGATCTCCAGCGTCCTATCGGTGGAAGCAGCATCGGCGATGATGATCTCTATCTTGTCCGCCGGGTAATCCTGTCCTTTGATGGAGTCGAGACACTGGGACAAGACCTTTTCGGCGTTAAGAGTGGGGATGATGATGGAGACAGATCTCATCGATATAGCCGCCCGAAATCTCGCAGGTGTCCCAGCACGGCCAGACCGGCTCGCCAGAAGAAACCGATATCTGCTGGGCTACGGATGGAGAGGGCCTTTCGCCATATAAATTGCGGCGTTAGAAATGAGCGATAGAGGCCCCTTACTAGGGCCAGTAGCTCCGGGTCAGGTATCGGCGAGCGCAACACAGGCTTAGACATATCATAGCGTTCCCAATCAGCGAAGCGCAGCCAATCATTTTCTTGCGCTTCGGCGAACAGGACTGTCCCGGGATAAGGGATGACCAACGTCGCCTGGAGCATATCAGCGTAGCCGGCCGTCAACATCTCCCTGGCCAGATCGAGCGTGCGCTGAGCATCCTCCCGGCTCTCCCAGGGATAGCCTACCATCGTCGTCAGATGTACCTCTAAACCGGCTTGCTTGGCCATCTTACAAGACTCAATGATCTGGGGCACTGTTGTGCCCTTGCGGAGGCGATTCAAAGTGTCCTGGCTGGCCGATTCCAGCCCGAATTTTAAGACACGGAACCCAGCCTGCCCCATCAGGTCATACTGGGCTTGAGACAATACGCCCATCCTCATGTTGACGGAGAACTTGATCTGGCGGTTGTAGCCCTGTTCGATCATTCCCTGACAGAAGGTTTTGAGCCAACCACCGGCGGGGAAGGTACCTGTGTCGTCGAAGATCTCTTTAACACCGTATCTTTCAATCAGGAACTCGATCTCGGTGAGCAATGACGCTGGGTGGCGGACGCGGAAGCGAGGGTAGAGCGTGGTCCAGGCGCAGAAGGTACAGCGTCCGTAGGGGCAATCACGTCCGGCCATGGTATAGGTGGCTGGGCGTTTCTTAAACAGATGTTCACCATACAGGGTCCATCTGGTCAGGTCGCGGTCTATAAGAGGCAGGCTGTCCAGATCACGGTTCAGCACGAAGGGACCGCTGTTCTTGATCGCCTCTCCCTCTCTATACCAGAGCCCTCTAGGTGGAGACTCGCCATCACGGAGGTGCCTGGCCAGGGAGAGCAGGGAGAAATCGTAATCTCCGCCGGTGAGCACATAGTCAACCAGGGAATTTTCCAGCGACTCGCCGGGGAGAGCGGTGACGTGATCCCCCATCAGCACAATCTGCGTGGCTGGATTGATCTCCTTCAGAGTGGTGATGATCTCCCAGTGCTGTTTGATAACGGGGGTCTTTGTTTCGATGGCCATCAGGTCGGGCTTCTCTGTGCTGAAGAAGTGGAGGAATTGGGCGTAGGACCAACCCTCAGCAAGAGCATCGTTCCAGATAACGTCGAAGCCGTTCGCCTGCAAAAGAGTAGCGGCCCAAGCCGGCACCAGTGGGTAGATGAACGACGGGTGGGAGAAGTACTGGAACTGCCTATTCTGTCCCAGCGTTGGATGGCCCTTGGCCTTCGGCAGGGGGGGGTAGCTTATAGCAACCTTCATTCCCCCATCCTCTCTTCCTTAAGCCACCTGGATAGGAGCCCCCTGGCGAAGTTGATCCCGTAGAGGATATGGGTAATGATGATGCCGCTGGCGACGGCCAGAGCAAGCCTGGGATCTCTCGTGCTGAGCCCGATGGCTAAACCGTTGATGACGATAACGGCCAGGTAGATGGCTAGAGATCCCAGATAGATGGCTTTGAGTGTAGGACTAAACAGGGCTAGGAACAGGCCGACGACCAACCCCAGATCAAACAGGGTGGGTATAAAGTAGAGCAATTTACGGGAGGTTTGGGGGAAGCGACGGGCAAAGTAGCCACGATGCAGCGAGTAGCTCAGAATCTGGCGCAGGTGCGGGGCGAAAAGGGCGCGCCGATGGTGCCAGACGACGACCTCTGGGGCATAGACAATCCGCTTACCCAGCTCTTTAGTGATGGTCAGACAGAGCTTGGTATCCTCGCCAGGCCAGAATCTGGTGTTGAAGCCTCCGGCGGCCAGGAAGACATCCTTGCGTACCAGTAGATTGCAGGTAGGGAAGTCGTCGACATCCTTACGCTTCTTAGGTATGTATCTGAAGGCCAGGTTGCCGCCGCATAGTGGTGAGGAGTAGACCAGGCCGCTGGCCTTTTGCATCAGTCCGTCATCCGGTGGGGTGATGGCTGGTCCTCCAACAGCGCCCACGGTTTCATCGCGGAAGTATTTAATGGCATTCCGTAGGTACATCTTATCTGGGAAGGTATCGTCGTCGAGATAGGCGATGATCTCCCCTTTGGCGTGGGCTGTAGCCAGGTCTCGCTTCTGGCCAGGGGGTAACGGGCCCGTGGGGATGACTGTTACCTTTTCCCCCTTTGTCTCAAAGGGGTAGTCGGGCACGATCAGGATCTCAAAGTCTGGGTAATCCAGTTGTGCGCAGTAGGCCAGGCACTTGTCCAAATAGGGATTAGGTTCCTTGGCGGCAATAACGATGGAGACGGGTGGGGTGGTGGTGAGGGGTGTGAGCTGGTTGCTGGATGGGGGAAGTGGTCTCACGATCGGTCTATCGTAGTAACCCAGGATGTAGGTGCGATAGAAAATAGCCATGGTATCCATCAGGATGTTACGGATATCTCGCCAGTGCAGGCGACTGAAGGGGCGTTGAAAGGTGAGTGTGATCGGTGCCTCGGTGATCCGGTAGCCGAGGCGGTGAGCATTGACCAGCAGCTCGAGGTCCAGGGCGTAATTCTTCACCAGCAGACGAGGGAGAACCTGTTCGAGTACCCTTCGGCTGAATAGCTTTATACCGGTTTGCGTATCCTTTACGGGGAGGCCGCAGAGCATACGGATCAGGATATAGTAAATATCGCTCATCACCTTTCTGTGCCAGGGATAGTTGAGTCTTGACTCTGGGTGTCTTTTAGAGCCGACGACGACCTCCGCCCTGGAGCGGCGCATCGCCTCGTACAGCGTTTGAATCTGCTCCGGTGGCAGGTCAAGGTCGGCATCCAGGAAGACGATCAAGTCCCCTGTAGCGTATTGAAAGCCGTACTTTAGAGCATGTCCCTTGCCCACGTTTATATCATAGTGCACGATCTTCAACCTATTCGCCGCCAGGCGGGCCTTATCGGCCCTTTGGCGGGTAGCATCGCTGCTGCCATCGTCGACGACGATGATCTCATAATCATAGCCGATCGTTTCTAGGAACTGGCTGGCTGTTTCGATGCTGTTGAGGATGTAATCCTCCTCATTGTAGGCCGGCATGATGATCGAAAATTTCTCTTTGGGGGTGGTCATCTAGATTCTCCGGGGGGCGCCAGTGAGGGTGTGAAAGAAGTACTCACTTAAGATGCAGATGGCTAGTCCACCCAAGGCCACGATGCTGATAACTTGAATCGGGCTCTGATGGAAAACCAGCAAGAGCACTGCCTCTCCTATGGTGCAGGTGACTAGCAGGACGAGAAAGCCCTGGTTGTGGATGGACAGGTGATAGTAGATGAGAATGTGCACCAGGGCGAGGAAGGCCATGGCCAGGCCGAAGGCGCCGATCAATTGGGCCGTAGGGGCATAGCTGCCACCGAAGAGGATATTGACGATCAGGGAAGGGGAAAGCCAGTAGAGCAAGGTGAGAAAGAGGGATATGCTGCCTACTATCAAGACGCTTTTGCGTAGCACACCGGAAGGGTCCTGATTAATGGCATAGCGCTGCGCTGACTTGGGGAAGGCGACGATGGCCACGGCAGCAGGCAGGTAAAGGATGATCTTGCCCACCAGAGAGGCAGCACCATAGTAGCCTGCTTCTTCCGGGCTGAAGAAACGTTTTACGACTACGATGTCAATGTTGGTGAGGATGGTGAAGCAGAGCAGACCCACCAGTACGGCGCCGAAATAACCCCGAATGTCTGCTACATCGATCTCCTCGTGTCCATCCGGCTGAAGGAGAAGGGAACGCAAAGGGATAAGGCTAAGGGCGAGAGCCAATGTCCCGGACACAAGGGAAGCGCCGAGGGCCCCACCAGGGCCAAGCCCGAAGTAAACGAGGAAGACGCCGGCTATCAGGCGTATAAAGGCATCGGCGATGATGTTGCCCCCCAGGTGAAAAAACTGTTGTTGTCCTTGCAATACCCCCCTGGTTAAAGGTAGCAGGGCTGTCAAAAGTAATAGTCCACCGACCACCATCACCGGTATAGGGGAGGATATATGCAGGAAGGAGGCGATGTAATGGCTGGCCAGCAGGACGGCTAAGAAGGCTAAGAGCCCATATACGGTACCCAAGCGAAGGGCGCGTCTTAACAGCGAGCCCATTTCGGCGTAGCGGGCCTTGACCTGCAGGTTGACGACATATTTGGTAAGCACGGTTTGGAGGGGTATAGAGGGTATGGAGAGGATCATAAAGACGGAGAGGAGGGAGATCACTGTTCCGTAATCGACCGGTCCGAGCAGCCTGCTGATGATGATATGAAAAACATAGTTGCAGAGGTTGGCCATAGAGGTAGCCAGAAACATCACCATTCCTTGGCTTAGGAGACTATCCGAGAATGGTAGGGTGAGCATATCTCGAGTCCGCCTCTCCAGCGTCTTCCCTGTGGCGACTTCTCCGTTTGGCATAGCTTGCTCTGTATCCTTTGATCGGTGTGGCTAGATTATAGCATGGGGCAGGAGAGGCTTGTTATTGGAGGGCAATACCCGGGAGTAGCCGTTCTTATAACCTCCGCCTACGAGTCGGCAGACAAAGGACATCTCCAGCTCGAGCAGCTCTTGCCTGGCCTGGGCCAGCACCTGTGCTGGGTCGCTGTGGCGGCGATCTACCAGGATGCCGATGACCGTACCGCTGTGTCCGACGTTGATCCCAATGGCGCCCATCCCATGGGCCAAATTCAATACCGTGTCTAATTGCGGCTTGGGCAGGAGCTGCTGGTTAGCCTGAGCACTGATGGTCGCTCCTTGACCAACCAGCTCAGGCCTCCCCTCAGCGATGCCTCGGCGTACTAGCCGCAGCGCTTCAGTCGTCTGGGGTTCCAGCCTTCTCAGGATTGCTGAGCGGTCACAGTTGTTAAAAGTGATGGTGTCTATCTCACCACCGAAGTCCAGCACGATGATGTCGATAGGTGGAGGAGTACCCAGTTCCTGGTAGAGCCGTCCCCCTCGATGATCGAAGATGGCCAAATTAGGAAAGACAGAACTATCGGTAGGTTCGATGGCTAAGGCCAGGGCAGCTGCTTGCTGGGGACTGATGTATCTCTCCAGAGCGATGGCTGTGGCGTAAATTGTCCCGGCGATATCGGCCGTGCTGGAAGCCATGCCCTTGCCGCGTGGTAGAGGGGAGGAGATGGTAAGTCTAGCGCTCAGGTGTGTTCGGCCGAAGTGGGCCAAGGCCAGTCGCAGGGCAGCCGCGGCCTTAGGTGCATCTGCTGGGGTGCTGATACCCCCTCTATCCTCCCCCAGCTCGACGGTTACCGCCGAGAAGACGTCGATGGGACAGGAGACGAGGAAAGGGGTCCCATTGATGGTGCCTTGCACCAGCTCCCCGCAGGTGCCTGGCATAAGCACCTTGACGCGACGAAGTCCGTTCAAAGTTTACTTCCCTCTGGAGGCAAGCCATGCGATAGATCGTCTTCGGATGTTGTTTCCTTCATTGATAAGAATGTTGAACATCTCCCCCAAACCCCCTCAAGGGGGTTCAAGGTAGCCCTGCGGGCTTTTTTGTTGAATAGGGGGACACCCCCTGTGACCCCCGGCAGGAGGGCTTCGCCCCCCCCTGCACTCCCCATCAAGGCGGCTCGGCAGTCCTTTTGTATTTTGGGGCACATCCGTCTGAAAAACCCGGCCAAAGGGGCTGCACCCCCTTGGAACCCCCACTGTTCAGTCTCTTGATAGCATCTTCACGGGCAGGGGTAATCCAGCTACCATCAGGTAGACCTCATCGGCCCGCTTGGCCAGGATATGGTTCGCCCGGCCAAGGAGGTCACGATAAACTCTTCCCAAAGGATAGGGTGGGATGAGTCCCATACCGACTTCATTGGAGACGATGATGAGCGTAGCCTCATTCTGATCATAGTACTGGAGTAGCGCCTCTATCTCGCTCTCCAGCCGTTTCTCGGCGGCGAGTGTATTGTTTGTATTCTCTAAGAGAAGATTGGCGGTAAGAAGGGTCAGACAGTCGATGAGCACTACCTGAGCTTTGTATCTCTCCTGTTGTAGGTTCTCCGCTATCCCGACGGGGACCTCCAGCGTCCGCCAGCCCGGTGGTCTGGATTGCTTGTGTTTGGTGATGCGCTGCTGCATCTCCTCGTCCTCCGCTGTAGCCGTAGCCACGAAGAGGACAGCGCCTCCCTGTTCTTCAGCCAGCCTCTCGGCGAAGGCACTCTTGCCACTGCGTGCACCACCCAGAATTAGAATTAAGCGCTTAGACATGGTCATCATCCCTCAGACCACAGATCCTATACAATAGGGGCATGTTCAGGCTTTCTCTAACCACGGCGGCCAGCCGGTCGTATGGTTCCTCCTGTGGGATGGACTTGCCCCATTGGAGATGATCTAGCCCCTTGCGCTCGGCCAATTTTTGCAATAGCGAGGCCCGCAGCTTGGCGTTGTGGAAGAGGCCATGCATGTATGTCCCGATAATGTGCCCTTCTGGGTCGAGGGCACCATCCGGCACGCTGACCGATGTCCCAGCCCTCCAGATTACCGTGAAAGGAGGGCGCGTTTCTACCGTACTTGTGCGACCCATGTGAATCTCATACCCCTCTATCTCATCGCCGATTGCTCGTTCGAGTAAGCCAGGCTGAGGGTTCACCGTAGCCTTCACCTGGTGGGTAAGTTTCTTATCCTGGAAGATGGTGTTGACCGGCAAAAGGTCGAGGCCAGCTACGATTCCCCCTTGAGACTCTACACCCAAGGGGTCCTGGATCGTCTGGCCAAGCATCTGATAGCCGCCACAGATACCGATGATAGGGGTGCCCCCTTGGGCCAGGGCGATGATTCTGTCGGCCAGGCCAGTCTGCCTTAAATGCAGCATGTCTGCGATGGTAGTCTTGGTACCCGGGATGATGATGAGATCGGGCTGTCTAAGGTCAGCCACCCTCCTTACATAGCGTACCTTCACCTCCTCCTCCTGTCCAAGGGGATCGAAGTCATCAAAGTTGGAGATGTGGGGTAAGTGGATCACGGCTATGTCAATGAGGTGGGGAGGATCGAGAGCTGAAGGCCGCTGTTCCAGATAGACGGAGTCCTCCTCAGCCACCTTAAGGGCGTGGAGGTAAGGGATTACGCCTAAAACGGGAACGCCGCTACGTTCTTCTAGAAGGGCCAACCCTGGTTGCAGGAGAGAGAGGTCGCCGCGGAATTTGTTGATGACCAGGCCACGTACGAGGGCGCGCTCATCGGGGTCAAGGAGGGTGAGTGTGCCTACCAAGGCGGCGAAGACGCCCCCGCGATCAATGTCGCCTACTAGCAGCACTGGGGAGGCAGCCATTTTGGCCACATGCATGTTCACGATCTCGTCTTTTTTCAGGTTTATCTCCGCCGGGCTGCCGGCGCCTTCGATGACTACCACCTCATATGTGGCTCGCAGCCGCTCCAGGCTCTCCTGGACGATGTCCAGGAAGGCAGTGCGGTGACGATAGTATTCCCCGGCTGCGAGGGTGGCATAGGGTCGCCCCAACAGGATAACCTGGGAGCGGGTATCGGCCTCCGGTTTGAGGAGGATGGGGTTCATATCCACTGTAGGCGCAATGCCGGCCGCCTCTGCCTGTACCGCCTGAGCCCGGCCTATCTCCCCGCCATCGGCCGTGACGTAGGAGTTAAGGGCCATATTTTGGGCCTTAAACGGGGCCACGCGATAACCATCCTGTCTGAGGATGCGGCAGAGGGCAGCGA belongs to Chloroflexota bacterium and includes:
- a CDS encoding NAD-dependent epimerase/dehydratase family protein, whose product is MLGRRVFVTGGAGFIGSNIVDRLFQEGAAQVTVYDNLRSGHKGLLQQHWTKPNFRFVQADLMDLEQLKAAMKGHDFVFHMAANPDIKFVATRTDVDLQQGTIATYNVLEAMRENGVGAMAFSSSSVIYGQPTVIPTPEDYGPLLPISLYGASKLACEGLIAAYSHLFQTSVWIFRFANIVGPRQTHGLIVDLLAKLKMDPYNLEILGDGKQKKSYLLVDECVEGMFYAIQHCGEGLNVFNLGSQDSLTVDRIVQILLEEGGYRNVALRYSGGDRGWPGDVPLMLLDVSRINRLGWKAHLTSEEAIRIAIQRLLRCR
- a CDS encoding glycosyltransferase family 2 protein — encoded protein: MRSVSIIIPTLNAEKVLSQCLDSIKGQDYPADKIEIIIADAASTDRTLEIVRCYTDKIYRNELQTAEAGKALGLKHASHEIIALIDSDNVLPCSDWLARMTVPFADAEIAGAEPLEYTYRRQDRCLNRYWALLGMNDPLCLFLGNYDRYSTLTQRWTQAPVYSEDKGDYLKVTLDRQPLPTMGANGFLIRRELLQRCAVQDYLFDVDLIQELTARQINKFAKVKVGIVHLFSEDIATFIRKQRRRLRDYLYYSRQGLRRYRWDQVSRKGILKFILYCLLVLPLVGQSVVGYTRKPDPAWFFHPLACWLTLGIYTVGSLQAVFSTSRQNRDDWRQ
- a CDS encoding radical SAM protein — its product is MKVAISYPPLPKAKGHPTLGQNRQFQYFSHPSFIYPLVPAWAATLLQANGFDVIWNDALAEGWSYAQFLHFFSTEKPDLMAIETKTPVIKQHWEIITTLKEINPATQIVLMGDHVTALPGESLENSLVDYVLTGGDYDFSLLSLARHLRDGESPPRGLWYREGEAIKNSGPFVLNRDLDSLPLIDRDLTRWTLYGEHLFKKRPATYTMAGRDCPYGRCTFCAWTTLYPRFRVRHPASLLTEIEFLIERYGVKEIFDDTGTFPAGGWLKTFCQGMIEQGYNRQIKFSVNMRMGVLSQAQYDLMGQAGFRVLKFGLESASQDTLNRLRKGTTVPQIIESCKMAKQAGLEVHLTTMVGYPWESREDAQRTLDLAREMLTAGYADMLQATLVIPYPGTVLFAEAQENDWLRFADWERYDMSKPVLRSPIPDPELLALVRGLYRSFLTPQFIWRKALSIRSPADIGFFWRAGLAVLGHLRDFGRLYR
- a CDS encoding glycosyltransferase encodes the protein MTTPKEKFSIIMPAYNEEDYILNSIETASQFLETIGYDYEIIVVDDGSSDATRQRADKARLAANRLKIVHYDINVGKGHALKYGFQYATGDLIVFLDADLDLPPEQIQTLYEAMRRSRAEVVVGSKRHPESRLNYPWHRKVMSDIYYILIRMLCGLPVKDTQTGIKLFSRRVLEQVLPRLLVKNYALDLELLVNAHRLGYRITEAPITLTFQRPFSRLHWRDIRNILMDTMAIFYRTYILGYYDRPIVRPLPPSSNQLTPLTTTPPVSIVIAAKEPNPYLDKCLAYCAQLDYPDFEILIVPDYPFETKGEKVTVIPTGPLPPGQKRDLATAHAKGEIIAYLDDDTFPDKMYLRNAIKYFRDETVGAVGGPAITPPDDGLMQKASGLVYSSPLCGGNLAFRYIPKKRKDVDDFPTCNLLVRKDVFLAAGGFNTRFWPGEDTKLCLTITKELGKRIVYAPEVVVWHHRRALFAPHLRQILSYSLHRGYFARRFPQTSRKLLYFIPTLFDLGLVVGLFLALFSPTLKAIYLGSLAIYLAVIVINGLAIGLSTRDPRLALAVASGIIITHILYGINFARGLLSRWLKEERMGE
- a CDS encoding oligosaccharide flippase family protein is translated as MPNGEVATGKTLERRTRDMLTLPFSDSLLSQGMVMFLATSMANLCNYVFHIIISRLLGPVDYGTVISLLSVFMILSIPSIPLQTVLTKYVVNLQVKARYAEMGSLLRRALRLGTVYGLLAFLAVLLASHYIASFLHISSPIPVMVVGGLLLLTALLPLTRGVLQGQQQFFHLGGNIIADAFIRLIAGVFLVYFGLGPGGALGASLVSGTLALALSLIPLRSLLLQPDGHEEIDVADIRGYFGAVLVGLLCFTILTNIDIVVVKRFFSPEEAGYYGAASLVGKIILYLPAAVAIVAFPKSAQRYAINQDPSGVLRKSVLIVGSISLFLTLLYWLSPSLIVNILFGGSYAPTAQLIGAFGLAMAFLALVHILIYYHLSIHNQGFLVLLVTCTIGEAVLLLVFHQSPIQVISIVALGGLAICILSEYFFHTLTGAPRRI
- a CDS encoding GHMP kinase; translation: MNGLRRVKVLMPGTCGELVQGTINGTPFLVSCPIDVFSAVTVELGEDRGGISTPADAPKAAAALRLALAHFGRTHLSARLTISSPLPRGKGMASSTADIAGTIYATAIALERYISPQQAAALALAIEPTDSSVFPNLAIFDHRGGRLYQELGTPPPIDIIVLDFGGEIDTITFNNCDRSAILRRLEPQTTEALRLVRRGIAEGRPELVGQGATISAQANQQLLPKPQLDTVLNLAHGMGAIGINVGHSGTVIGILVDRRHSDPAQVLAQARQELLELEMSFVCRLVGGGYKNGYSRVLPSNNKPLLPHAII
- the cobU gene encoding bifunctional adenosylcobinamide kinase/adenosylcobinamide-phosphate guanylyltransferase, with product MSKRLILILGGARSGKSAFAERLAEEQGGAVLFVATATAEDEEMQQRITKHKQSRPPGWRTLEVPVGIAENLQQERYKAQVVLIDCLTLLTANLLLENTNNTLAAEKRLESEIEALLQYYDQNEATLIIVSNEVGMGLIPPYPLGRVYRDLLGRANHILAKRADEVYLMVAGLPLPVKMLSRD
- a CDS encoding cobyric acid synthase, which encodes MKAKTIMVQGTASSVGKSILVAALCRILRQDGYRVAPFKAQNMALNSYVTADGGEIGRAQAVQAEAAGIAPTVDMNPILLKPEADTRSQVILLGRPYATLAAGEYYRHRTAFLDIVQESLERLRATYEVVVIEGAGSPAEINLKKDEIVNMHVAKMAASPVLLVGDIDRGGVFAALVGTLTLLDPDERALVRGLVINKFRGDLSLLQPGLALLEERSGVPVLGVIPYLHALKVAEEDSVYLEQRPSALDPPHLIDIAVIHLPHISNFDDFDPLGQEEEVKVRYVRRVADLRQPDLIIIPGTKTTIADMLHLRQTGLADRIIALAQGGTPIIGICGGYQMLGQTIQDPLGVESQGGIVAGLDLLPVNTIFQDKKLTHQVKATVNPQPGLLERAIGDEIEGYEIHMGRTSTVETRPPFTVIWRAGTSVSVPDGALDPEGHIIGTYMHGLFHNAKLRASLLQKLAERKGLDHLQWGKSIPQEEPYDRLAAVVRESLNMPLLYRICGLRDDDHV